One segment of Acidianus sp. HS-5 DNA contains the following:
- a CDS encoding AbrB/MazE/SpoVT family DNA-binding domain-containing protein produces MKYIVTVDERGRIVLPKEIMGKLNLREGSKVEVSFEKDGRIAIRKIMSGEDIYGIAGNEKVKLEEVEEALGFEDD; encoded by the coding sequence ATGAAATACATAGTCACCGTTGACGAAAGAGGGAGGATAGTATTACCAAAAGAGATTATGGGAAAACTGAACTTAAGAGAGGGAAGTAAAGTTGAAGTAAGCTTTGAGAAAGACGGAAGGATAGCAATTAGGAAGATTATGAGCGGAGAAGATATTTACGGAATAGCAGGGAATGAGAAAGTTAAACTTGAAGAAGTTGAAGAGGCGTTAGGATTTGAAGACGATTGA
- a CDS encoding Ldh family oxidoreductase, with amino-acid sequence MVLGRNISHLGRLSAFIKRLSQNGYVSIMMARSPPLMALKGMKNRIVGNNPISIGSPALVVDTALSIASFGKAVNKLIKGEKFDEYIIVDREGNLSREPEDLIKGGSLLFIGEYKGFNLLGI; translated from the coding sequence ATAGTTCTTGGAAGGAATATAAGCCATTTAGGTAGGTTATCCGCTTTTATCAAGAGGCTCTCTCAGAACGGTTATGTTAGCATCATGATGGCTAGGTCTCCTCCTTTAATGGCTTTAAAGGGGATGAAGAATAGGATTGTTGGAAATAATCCTATAAGCATAGGATCTCCAGCTTTGGTTGTAGACACTGCTCTTAGTATTGCGTCATTTGGTAAGGCAGTTAATAAACTAATTAAGGGAGAAAAATTTGATGAATACATAATAGTGGATAGAGAAGGAAACTTAAGTAGAGAGCCAGAGGATTTAATTAAAGGAGGCTCATTGTTGTTCATAGGAGAGTATAAGGGATTTAACCTTTTGGGGATATAA